TTGAGAAACGTGGCGACGCCGCTGTTCGTGAATACTCAGTCAAATTTGATGGTGTGGATCGCGCTTCCTATCGCCTGTCTAATCAGGAAATTCAGGTGGCCATTGACAGCCTGACTGATCAAGAACGTCACGACATTGAATTTGCTAGCGCGCAGGTGGCGAACTTCGCCAAGCTGCAGCGCGGCTCAATGAAAGAGATCGAAGTCGAAACCCTGCCAGGTGTTATGTTGGGCCACAAACACGTTCCGATCGAGAACGTGGGTTGCTATGTGCCGGGCGGTAAATACCCTATGCTGGCCTCTGCCCACATGTCAGTTCTGACAGCGAAAGTGGCAGGCTGTGACCGCGTGATCACCTGCGCACCGCCGTTCAAAGGCGAGCCTGCACGTCTGATCGTGGCAACCCAAGCCCTGAATGGCGCGGATGAAATCTATTCCTTCGGTGGCGTTCAGGCGGTTGCCGCCATGGCACTAGGTACGGAAAGCATCAAACCAACCGACATGATCGTCGGCCCGGGCAACGCATTTGTTGCGGAAGCCAAGCGCCAGCTGTTTGGCCGTGTGGGCATTGACCTTTTTGCTGGCCCAACCGAAACGCTGATCGTCGTTGACGAAACCGTGGACGCGGAAATCTGTGCAACCGACCTTATCGGTCAGGCAGAACACGGCTACAACAGCCCATGCGTGATGATCACAAACTCTGAAAATCTGGGTCGTGAAACCCTGGCAGAGATTGATCGTCTGCTGGAGATTCTGCCATCCGCTGCCATAGCTCGCGCAAGCTGGCGTGACTATGGCGAGATCATCGTCTGTGAAGACCATAAAGAGATGAAGGAAGTCGCTGACTTCGTTGCTTCCGAGCACGTGCAGTTGATGACATCTGACGATGATTACTTCCTGGCGAACATGAAGAACTACGGTGCGTTCTTCATTGGCCCACGCACCAACGTGGCCTTTGGCGACAAGGTCATCGGCACAAACCACACGCTGCCGACCAACAAAGCTGCACGTTACACAGGTGGTCTCTGGGCAGGTAAGTTCATGAAAACATGTACATACCAACGCGTTCTGACAGACGAAGCCTCTGCGTTGATCGGGTCATATGCCTCTCGTCTGTGCTTAATGGAAGGCTTTCCAGGTCACGCGGAACAAGCCAACGTACGCGTTCGCAAATACGGTCGTATCAACGTTCCTTATGCGGAAACGGCCCCGGTTTATCGGCAAACTGAACCAGTGCCGGGTGCTGTATTAGGTGCTCAGCCGACGTCTATAACCACTTTCAAAGGTAAGGCCACTCGTAAGTAATTCTGATCTTTCTTACTCGGTTAGGCGGCGCAGGGCACTGTCAGAATAAACCGCCTTGCTCACAATAGGCGCGGCAATTAACTATTTTGCTATATCTAATCAAGTTTCATTCCGCTATTTCAAGACCAGTTTATGGATCATCCAGCTTGCAGTAATGCTGTATGTGAGATTTCCGCCATCACTGAGGAACGTAGAAGACCTGCTTCATGAACCAGGAGAGGATTTCAGCGATGAATCTGTGCGGTATTGGTGGCACCGGTTTGGCCCTGAGTTAGCAAGAGAGATTAACAACCTCTTTTTTACAGCTAAGGATCGCTCTCGGGACCACTTTTTTCGAAAGGCACCTCATAAAGGTATTGTCTAGCCCCATTTCTCAGTACCACTAATTTTTGTTTTCTCTAATAAGGTGTCTGGGACTTGTGGTTTCATGTTTAGGGCGTGGTGAGGCCTGACACGATTGTACTGCCTAAGCCAAACATTGATTGCGACCTGAGCTTGTCTTGTGGTGTGGAACCATTCCGCGTTGAGCACTTCTTTTCGCAGGGTCCCGTTAAAGCGTTCGTTGTATCCATTTTCCCAAGGAGAGCCCGGATAGACTTGCATCGGTTTGATCCCAACCTTTTTCAGCCACTACTACTAGGCGGATTAGCAACCCCCTCTTCAACGGTGACAGTGGCAAGAGATGATACGCCAAACATAGTACCGTGTTTGGTTGCAGCCTTGGCGACAGCACGTTCTCTATTGTGATGGAAGAGTCGCTGCAGGGCTGTTTGCGCGCAGTAAATTGGCATATCGAGCTTTTGGCCCATGACCTGCACGCTCATGTCGACGTTTTGCACACCGGCAAGCACATTTGGGACAAGGTCAACATCGTCAAAACTACTTGTATTTCTTCGATATGTACCTTCGTCATCGGCGGCGCTGTCGATGTAATGAAAAATTGGCCCAGGTAAGCGGCGTTTGGCTAAAGTTCTAAAATCTTGAAAATTGTGACAATTACTAAGTGACATTACAATTAATCCAAAAAATTGAGGCTCAAAGCCCAGTTAGAAAATGATCGATACTAGCCTGTGCCACTTCTTGGTCTTGCAGTGGTGTCCCTGAACTGATGCCAATGCCACCAACTACTTCACCATCAATAATTACGGGAAGGCCTCCACCTACAACCATCAAACGCCCGCCTATTGCTGAAGAAATACCATATGCCGATTTGCCTGGCTGGCTTACTTCGCCGTATTCGTGCGTTGCCTTTTTGGCGCCTGAGGCGGTGTAAGACTTATCAATTGCAATGATGGTACTTGTGACCTTGCCACCTTCCATGCGTTCAAATGCGATAAGGTTGCCACCCTCATCAGTGACTGCGATGCACATTGGCACACCGATCACGTTTGCACGCTCCGAAGCGCCCTTTATCAAGGTTCGAGCATCTTCAATATCAAGTCTGTTAACGGTTTTCATAGTTCAGGCTCCGTAGAGTTTTTTACTTTGCGTCGATAATAATCTTTTGGTCTCCTGTGGGCTCAAAGCCGCCGTTACCATGTCTCCCATAAGCATCAGTTATAACTTAGTTCTCTAAGACAAGTGCTTGGGTCAAATGCTCCAGTATCACCAAGAGGGAGGAACAGTGTGACGTTTGAGTGATTTGCCATCAGGGGTGAACAAGTGACAATCACCAACGGGCACCCAAATGTCGATTTCTTTGCCTTCTTGAAAATAAATCTGCGTGTGGCTTGCGACAGTGATGTCGGTGTGATTGGCACCTGAACCCGAAATTTGCCCGTAGATATTTGTGACGGCCCCAAGATGTTCCACGACATCAGTTCTGAGACGAAGTTTAATGGTCTCGCCGTCCGGCTCCTTAAGCACAACATGCTCCGGGCGAAATCC
The nucleotide sequence above comes from Rhodobacteraceae bacterium Araon29. Encoded proteins:
- the hisD gene encoding histidinol dehydrogenase, with protein sequence MAWKLKEPEKSAALEAASEDLRKTVSDILLDVEKRGDAAVREYSVKFDGVDRASYRLSNQEIQVAIDSLTDQERHDIEFASAQVANFAKLQRGSMKEIEVETLPGVMLGHKHVPIENVGCYVPGGKYPMLASAHMSVLTAKVAGCDRVITCAPPFKGEPARLIVATQALNGADEIYSFGGVQAVAAMALGTESIKPTDMIVGPGNAFVAEAKRQLFGRVGIDLFAGPTETLIVVDETVDAEICATDLIGQAEHGYNSPCVMITNSENLGRETLAEIDRLLEILPSAAIARASWRDYGEIIVCEDHKEMKEVADFVASEHVQLMTSDDDYFLANMKNYGAFFIGPRTNVAFGDKVIGTNHTLPTNKAARYTGGLWAGKFMKTCTYQRVLTDEASALIGSYASRLCLMEGFPGHAEQANVRVRKYGRINVPYAETAPVYRQTEPVPGAVLGAQPTSITTFKGKATRK
- a CDS encoding transposase; this translates as MQVYPGSPWENGYNERFNGTLRKEVLNAEWFHTTRQAQVAINVWLRQYNRVRPHHALNMKPQVPDTLLEKTKISGTEKWG
- a CDS encoding heme-binding protein yields the protein MKTVNRLDIEDARTLIKGASERANVIGVPMCIAVTDEGGNLIAFERMEGGKVTSTIIAIDKSYTASGAKKATHEYGEVSQPGKSAYGISSAIGGRLMVVGGGLPVIIDGEVVGGIGISSGTPLQDQEVAQASIDHFLTGL